Below is a window of Hydrogenobacter sp. DNA.
TTTCTATGATAGCGTCTATCCTTTCAGGAAAAGCCCTACCGTAAAGTTTACCGTCAACCATAACTGAGGGTGCGCATGCACAGTTACCAAAGCAGTAAATATCCTCAAGGGTAAACATTCCGTCATTGGTGGTTTGACCGAAACCTATACCCAATTTGTTTTTTATATGTTCCTGTAGTATTTGTCCCCCCATAGCCAGACATGCTTCCGATCTGCACACTTTGATTATGTGTCTACCGGGTGGTTCAAGTCTGAAATCCGAGTAAAAGGTGATGACTCCCC
It encodes the following:
- a CDS encoding formate dehydrogenase subunit gamma — encoded protein: MVEWGMYEEINRLKSKKNALIPILHIIQERYGYIPENVVDILSKELNLSKAEVWGVITFYSDFRLEPPGRHIIKVCRSEACLAMGGQILQEHIKNKLGIGFGQTTNDGMFTLEDIYCFGNCACAPSVMVDGKLYGRAFPERIDAIIESILRKGVKGNGK